Proteins found in one Takifugu flavidus isolate HTHZ2018 chromosome 7, ASM371156v2, whole genome shotgun sequence genomic segment:
- the eps15l1a gene encoding epidermal growth factor receptor substrate 15-like 1 isoform X12: MGLFVRSGRCVHRVPAATGKMAALTSLTQLSSGNPVYENFYRQVDPGNTGRVAPTEAALFLKKSGLPDVTLGKIWDLADPDGKGYLDKQGFYVGLRLVACAQSGHEVSLSSLHLTVPPPKFKDTSSPSLSSTGSTSGDLHWAVRPEEKNKFDGIFESLSPVSGLLSGDKVKPVLINSKLPLDVLGKVWDLSDIDKDGHLDKDEFAVAMHLVYRALEKEPVPALLPPSLVPLSKRKKSLGSVGTSVPGLPASPPPPKDSLRSTPSHGSMNSLNSAGSLSPKHTLKSGQHSLNWVVPVAERGRYDDIFLKTDTDLDGFVSGQEVKEIFMHSGLSQNLLAHIWALADTRQIGKLTREQFALAMHLIQQKVIKGVDPPQSLTADMIPPTERGTPITSLSGYMTPVASEMAAFSDMRRDSTSSMGSGEFTGIKELDDLSQEIAQLQREKYTLEQDIGDTEEAIRQKSAEVQEMQNDLDREAVALQELEAQKQDAQDRLEEMDQQKHKLEDMLNEIRMKCQDESQMISNLQNQINMQESDLQNQEDELNRAKADLGRLQQEENQLEQSLAAGKIQLETIIKSLKATQDEINQARSKLSQIQDSQHEVSKSIEQCNNTLNGTHGGSMTNLADMSETYFSERENGVFPAMVRRTQDDPFKSKASIFNSQPQEHQADPFHSEDPFKTDPFKGDPFQNDPFAKPPSTATDPFGGDPFKEADPFKASSEDFFKKTTKMDPFSTPDPFSKSATLPTKQTSHFISNDPFSSSNPKPKGSDLFGTLDPFGSSTFSSSSSSSNTSAGFADFSHMLKPRDPFEGRASWLPDYQKSVFVDDPFSRKNDTPALPPKKGVPPRPKPPSGKSTPVSLTGPADSSNPCDPFQPFGSDAIDPFQSKKGPEDPFSGKDPFASSSASRPDKVKFGNEAQQLEWAKRESERAERERLKRLRQQEQEDLELAIALSKAEMSNA, from the exons ATGGGGCTGTTTGTGCGGAGCGGGCGGTGCGTTCATCGCGTTCCCGCAGCAACAGGGAAGATGGCAGCTCTCACATCTCTCACGCAG TTGTCAAGTGGGAACCCTGTGTACGAGAACTTCTATAGACAG GTGGATCCCGGGAATACGGGAAGAGTCGCACCGACAGAAGCTGCCCTGTTCCTGAAAAAGTCTGGACTCCCTGACGTAACCCTGGGAAAG ATTTGGGATTTGGCTGATCCTGATGGCAAAGGCTATTTGGACAAACAG GGGTTTTATGTGGGTCTGCGGCTGGTGGCCTGTGCTCAGAGTGGTCATGAAGTCAGTCTGTCCAGCCTCCACCTCACCGTGCCCCCCCCTAAATTT AAGGACACCAGCAGTCCATCTCTGAGCAGCACAGGTTCTACCTCTGGGGATTTGCACTGGGCTGTCAGG CCTGAGGAGAAGAATAAGTTTGATGGGATTTTTGAAAGTTTGTCACCAGTCAGTGGGCTGCTGTCGGGGGACAAGGTTAAACCGGTCCTGATCAACTCAAAACTTCCTCTGGATGTCCTTGGGAAG GTCTGGGATCTGAGTGATATTGATAAAGATGGACATCTGGACAAAGATGAATTTGCTGTG GCCATGCACCTGGTGTACCGAGCCCTGGAGAAGGAGCCGGTCCCTGCACTCCTCCCACCTTCACTGGTGCCTCTGTCAAAGCGGAAGAAGAGCCTGGGCTCAGTGGGCACTTCTGTTCCTGGACTGCCTGCGAGTCCTCCACCACCCAAGGACTCCCTTCGCTCAACACCCTCCCATGGCAGCATGAACTCACTCAACAGTGCTGGCAGCCTGTCACCCAAACACACGCTCAAGAGCGGACAg CATTCGCTGAACTGGGTGGTTCCCGTGGCAGAGCGTGGTCGCTATGACGACATCTTCCTGAAGACAGATACCGACCTTGATGGTTTTGTCAGCGGTCAGGAAGTAAAGGAGATCTTCATGCACTCTGGACTCTCTCAGAATCTCCTTGCACATATTTG GGCTCTAGCAGACACCAGGCAGATAGGTAAGCTGACCCGGGAACAGTTTGCCCTTGCGATGCATCTCATCCAGCAGAAAGTGATCAAGGGTGTGGACCCACCACAATCTCTGACTGCTGACATGATCCCGCCCACTGAAAGAGGCACTCCCATCACA AGTCTTTCAGGATACATGACTCCAGTGGCATCAGAGATGGCGGCTTTCTCCGACATGAGACGG GACAGCACCAGTTCAATGGGTTCGGGAGAGTTCACTGGTATAAAAGAATTGGATGACCTCAGCCAGGAAATAGCCCAACTGCAGAG AGAGAAGTACACACTTGAACAAGACATTGGAGATACAGAGGAGGCCATTCGACAGAAGAGTGCTGAGGTGCAG GAGATGCAGAATGATCTGGACAGGGAGGCAGTTGCCCTGCAGGAACTGGAGGCTCAGAAACAGGACGCCCAGGACCGTCTGGAAGAGATGGACCAGCAGAAGCATAAATTAGAGGATATGCTGAATGAAATACGGATGAAATGCCAGGACGAGTCTCAGATG ATCTCAAACCTTCAGAATCAAATCAACATGCAGGAATCAGACTTGCAAAACCAAGAGGATGAGCTGAACCGGGCAAAGGCGGATCTGGGccgtctgcagcaggaagagaatCAGCTGGAGCAGAGTCTAGCTGCTGGCAAGATCCAACTCGAAACCATCATTAagtccctgaaggcaacacaagATGAGATTAACCAG GCTCGGAGCAAGTTGTCTCAAATTCAGGACAGTCAGCACGAAGTTTCTAAAAGCATTGAACAGTGCAACAACACCTTGAATGGCACCCACGGAGGAAGCATGACCAATCTGGCCGACATGAGCGAGACCTACTTCAGTGAAAGAGAAAACGGGGTGTTTCCAGCCATGGTGAGGAGAACTCAG GATGATCCATTTAAATCAAAGGCATCTATTTTCAACAGCCAACCTCAAGAGCATCAAGCTGACCCCTTCCACTCTGAAGACCCCTTCAAAACTGACCCATTCAAAG GTGATCCTTTCCAAAATGATCCTTTTGCCAAACCGCCATCTACAGCCACAG ATCCTTTTGGAGGAGACCCTTTCAAAGAGGCAGATCCATTCAAGGCTTCATCAGAAGACTTCTTCAAAAAGACCACCAAAATGGATCCCTTTTCCACCCCAGACCCCTTCAGTAAAAGTGCCACACTACCCACCAAG CAAACCAGTCACTTCATAAGCAACGACCCCTTTTCCTCTAGCAACCCAAAACCCAAAGGATCAG ATCTGTTTGGAACATTGGACCCGTTTGgcagcagcaccttcagcagcagcagcagcagcagcaacacttctGCTGGATTTGCAGACTTCAGCCACATGTTGAAACCCAGAGACCCTTTTGAAGGCAGGGCCAGCTGGCTGCCAGACTACCAGAAG TCAGTGTTTGTCGATGACCCGTTTAGCAGGAAGAATGACACCCCAGCTCTCCCACCGAAGAAAGGCGTCCCACCACGACCCAAACCTCCCAGTG GTAAGAGTACGCCAGTGAGCTTAACTGGCCCAGCTGACTCGTCGAATCCGTGCGACCCCTTCCAGCCATTCGGCAGCGACGCCATCGATCCCTTTCAAAGCAAAAAGGGCCCCGAAGACCCATTCAGTGGCAAAGACCCTTTTGCCTCCTCTTCTGCATCAA GACCTGACAAAGTCAAG TTTGGTAACGAGGCTCAGCAGCTGGAGTGGGCCAAGCGGGAGAGCGAGCGGGCGGAGCGCGAGCGGCTAAAGAGGCtgcggcagcaggagcaggaggacctggagctGGCCATCGCCCTCAGCAAGGCAGAGATGTCCAACGCATGA
- the eps15l1a gene encoding epidermal growth factor receptor substrate 15-like 1 isoform X8: MGLFVRSGRCVHRVPAATGKMAALTSLTQLSSGNPVYENFYRQVDPGNTGRVAPTEAALFLKKSGLPDVTLGKIWDLADPDGKGYLDKQGFYVGLRLVACAQSGHEVSLSSLHLTVPPPKFKDTSSPSLSSTGSTSGDLHWAVRPEEKNKFDGIFESLSPVSGLLSGDKVKPVLINSKLPLDVLGKVWDLSDIDKDGHLDKDEFAVAMHLVYRALEKEPVPALLPPSLVPLSKRKKSLGSVGTSVPGLPASPPPPKDSLRSTPSHGSMNSLNSAGSLSPKHTLKSGQHSLNWVVPVAERGRYDDIFLKTDTDLDGFVSGQEVKEIFMHSGLSQNLLAHIWALADTRQIGKLTREQFALAMHLIQQKVIKGVDPPQSLTADMIPPTERGTPITSLSGYMTPVASEMAAFSDMRRDSTSSMGSGEFTGIKELDDLSQEIAQLQSTLAFIQWNALREKYTLEQDIGDTEEAIRQKSAEVQEMQNDLDREAVALQELEAQKQDAQDRLEEMDQQKHKLEDMLNEIRMKCQDESQMISNLQNQINMQESDLQNQEDELNRAKADLGRLQQEENQLEQSLAAGKIQLETIIKSLKATQDEINQARSKLSQIQDSQHEVSKSIEQCNNTLNGTHGGSMTNLADMSETYFSERENGVFPAMVRRTQDDPFKSKASIFNSQPQEHQADPFHSEDPFKTDPFKGDPFQNDPFAKPPSTATDPFGGDPFKEADPFKASSEDFFKKTTKMDPFSTPDPFSKSATLPTKQTSHFISNDPFSSSNPKPKGSDLFGTLDPFGSSTFSSSSSSSNTSAGFADFSHMLKPRDPFEGRASWLPDYQKSVFVDDPFSRKNDTPALPPKKGVPPRPKPPSGKSTPVSLTGPADSSNPCDPFQPFGSDAIDPFQSKKGPEDPFSGKDPFASSSASRPDKVKFGNEAQQLEWAKRESERAERERLKRLRQQEQEDLELAIALSKAEMSNA, from the exons ATGGGGCTGTTTGTGCGGAGCGGGCGGTGCGTTCATCGCGTTCCCGCAGCAACAGGGAAGATGGCAGCTCTCACATCTCTCACGCAG TTGTCAAGTGGGAACCCTGTGTACGAGAACTTCTATAGACAG GTGGATCCCGGGAATACGGGAAGAGTCGCACCGACAGAAGCTGCCCTGTTCCTGAAAAAGTCTGGACTCCCTGACGTAACCCTGGGAAAG ATTTGGGATTTGGCTGATCCTGATGGCAAAGGCTATTTGGACAAACAG GGGTTTTATGTGGGTCTGCGGCTGGTGGCCTGTGCTCAGAGTGGTCATGAAGTCAGTCTGTCCAGCCTCCACCTCACCGTGCCCCCCCCTAAATTT AAGGACACCAGCAGTCCATCTCTGAGCAGCACAGGTTCTACCTCTGGGGATTTGCACTGGGCTGTCAGG CCTGAGGAGAAGAATAAGTTTGATGGGATTTTTGAAAGTTTGTCACCAGTCAGTGGGCTGCTGTCGGGGGACAAGGTTAAACCGGTCCTGATCAACTCAAAACTTCCTCTGGATGTCCTTGGGAAG GTCTGGGATCTGAGTGATATTGATAAAGATGGACATCTGGACAAAGATGAATTTGCTGTG GCCATGCACCTGGTGTACCGAGCCCTGGAGAAGGAGCCGGTCCCTGCACTCCTCCCACCTTCACTGGTGCCTCTGTCAAAGCGGAAGAAGAGCCTGGGCTCAGTGGGCACTTCTGTTCCTGGACTGCCTGCGAGTCCTCCACCACCCAAGGACTCCCTTCGCTCAACACCCTCCCATGGCAGCATGAACTCACTCAACAGTGCTGGCAGCCTGTCACCCAAACACACGCTCAAGAGCGGACAg CATTCGCTGAACTGGGTGGTTCCCGTGGCAGAGCGTGGTCGCTATGACGACATCTTCCTGAAGACAGATACCGACCTTGATGGTTTTGTCAGCGGTCAGGAAGTAAAGGAGATCTTCATGCACTCTGGACTCTCTCAGAATCTCCTTGCACATATTTG GGCTCTAGCAGACACCAGGCAGATAGGTAAGCTGACCCGGGAACAGTTTGCCCTTGCGATGCATCTCATCCAGCAGAAAGTGATCAAGGGTGTGGACCCACCACAATCTCTGACTGCTGACATGATCCCGCCCACTGAAAGAGGCACTCCCATCACA AGTCTTTCAGGATACATGACTCCAGTGGCATCAGAGATGGCGGCTTTCTCCGACATGAGACGG GACAGCACCAGTTCAATGGGTTCGGGAGAGTTCACTGGTATAAAAGAATTGGATGACCTCAGCCAGGAAATAGCCCAACTGCAGAG TACTCTTGCCTTTATCCAGTGGAATGCTCTCAG AGAGAAGTACACACTTGAACAAGACATTGGAGATACAGAGGAGGCCATTCGACAGAAGAGTGCTGAGGTGCAG GAGATGCAGAATGATCTGGACAGGGAGGCAGTTGCCCTGCAGGAACTGGAGGCTCAGAAACAGGACGCCCAGGACCGTCTGGAAGAGATGGACCAGCAGAAGCATAAATTAGAGGATATGCTGAATGAAATACGGATGAAATGCCAGGACGAGTCTCAGATG ATCTCAAACCTTCAGAATCAAATCAACATGCAGGAATCAGACTTGCAAAACCAAGAGGATGAGCTGAACCGGGCAAAGGCGGATCTGGGccgtctgcagcaggaagagaatCAGCTGGAGCAGAGTCTAGCTGCTGGCAAGATCCAACTCGAAACCATCATTAagtccctgaaggcaacacaagATGAGATTAACCAG GCTCGGAGCAAGTTGTCTCAAATTCAGGACAGTCAGCACGAAGTTTCTAAAAGCATTGAACAGTGCAACAACACCTTGAATGGCACCCACGGAGGAAGCATGACCAATCTGGCCGACATGAGCGAGACCTACTTCAGTGAAAGAGAAAACGGGGTGTTTCCAGCCATGGTGAGGAGAACTCAG GATGATCCATTTAAATCAAAGGCATCTATTTTCAACAGCCAACCTCAAGAGCATCAAGCTGACCCCTTCCACTCTGAAGACCCCTTCAAAACTGACCCATTCAAAG GTGATCCTTTCCAAAATGATCCTTTTGCCAAACCGCCATCTACAGCCACAG ATCCTTTTGGAGGAGACCCTTTCAAAGAGGCAGATCCATTCAAGGCTTCATCAGAAGACTTCTTCAAAAAGACCACCAAAATGGATCCCTTTTCCACCCCAGACCCCTTCAGTAAAAGTGCCACACTACCCACCAAG CAAACCAGTCACTTCATAAGCAACGACCCCTTTTCCTCTAGCAACCCAAAACCCAAAGGATCAG ATCTGTTTGGAACATTGGACCCGTTTGgcagcagcaccttcagcagcagcagcagcagcagcaacacttctGCTGGATTTGCAGACTTCAGCCACATGTTGAAACCCAGAGACCCTTTTGAAGGCAGGGCCAGCTGGCTGCCAGACTACCAGAAG TCAGTGTTTGTCGATGACCCGTTTAGCAGGAAGAATGACACCCCAGCTCTCCCACCGAAGAAAGGCGTCCCACCACGACCCAAACCTCCCAGTG GTAAGAGTACGCCAGTGAGCTTAACTGGCCCAGCTGACTCGTCGAATCCGTGCGACCCCTTCCAGCCATTCGGCAGCGACGCCATCGATCCCTTTCAAAGCAAAAAGGGCCCCGAAGACCCATTCAGTGGCAAAGACCCTTTTGCCTCCTCTTCTGCATCAA GACCTGACAAAGTCAAG TTTGGTAACGAGGCTCAGCAGCTGGAGTGGGCCAAGCGGGAGAGCGAGCGGGCGGAGCGCGAGCGGCTAAAGAGGCtgcggcagcaggagcaggaggacctggagctGGCCATCGCCCTCAGCAAGGCAGAGATGTCCAACGCATGA
- the eps15l1a gene encoding epidermal growth factor receptor substrate 15-like 1 isoform X17 yields MGLFVRSGRCVHRVPAATGKMAALTSLTQLSSGNPVYENFYRQVDPGNTGRVAPTEAALFLKKSGLPDVTLGKIWDLADPDGKGYLDKQGFYVGLRLVACAQSGHEVSLSSLHLTVPPPKFKDTSSPSLSSTGSTSGDLHWAVRPEEKNKFDGIFESLSPVSGLLSGDKVKPVLINSKLPLDVLGKVWDLSDIDKDGHLDKDEFAVAMHLVYRALEKEPVPALLPPSLVPLSKRKKSLGSVGTSVPGLPASPPPPKDSLRSTPSHGSMNSLNSAGSLSPKHTLKSGQHSLNWVVPVAERGRYDDIFLKTDTDLDGFVSGQEVKEIFMHSGLSQNLLAHIWALADTRQIGKLTREQFALAMHLIQQKVIKGVDPPQSLTADMIPPTERGTPITSLSGYMTPVASEMAAFSDMRRDSTSSMGSGEFTGIKELDDLSQEIAQLQSTLAFIQWNALREKYTLEQDIGDTEEAIRQKSAEVQEMQNDLDREAVALQELEAQKQDAQDRLEEMDQQKHKLEDMLNEIRMKCQDESQMISNLQNQINMQESDLQNQEDELNRAKADLGRLQQEENQLEQSLAAGKIQLETIIKSLKATQDEINQARSKLSQIQDSQHEVSKSIEQCNNTLNGTHGGSMTNLADMSETYFSERENGVFPAMVRRTQQDDPFKSKASIFNSQPQEHQADPFHSEDPFKTDPFKGDPFQNDPFAKPPSTATGTFEDPFGGDPFKEADPFKASSEDFFKKTTKMDPFSTPDPFSKSATLPTKQTSHFISNDPFSSSNPKPKGSDLFGTLDPFGSSTFSSSSSSSNTSAGFADFSHMLKPRDPFEGRASWLPDYQKVPKSVFVDDPFSRKNDTPALPPKKGVPPRPKPPSGKSTPVSLTGPADSSNPCDPFQPFGSDAIDPFQSKKGPEDPFSGKDPFASSSASIW; encoded by the exons ATGGGGCTGTTTGTGCGGAGCGGGCGGTGCGTTCATCGCGTTCCCGCAGCAACAGGGAAGATGGCAGCTCTCACATCTCTCACGCAG TTGTCAAGTGGGAACCCTGTGTACGAGAACTTCTATAGACAG GTGGATCCCGGGAATACGGGAAGAGTCGCACCGACAGAAGCTGCCCTGTTCCTGAAAAAGTCTGGACTCCCTGACGTAACCCTGGGAAAG ATTTGGGATTTGGCTGATCCTGATGGCAAAGGCTATTTGGACAAACAG GGGTTTTATGTGGGTCTGCGGCTGGTGGCCTGTGCTCAGAGTGGTCATGAAGTCAGTCTGTCCAGCCTCCACCTCACCGTGCCCCCCCCTAAATTT AAGGACACCAGCAGTCCATCTCTGAGCAGCACAGGTTCTACCTCTGGGGATTTGCACTGGGCTGTCAGG CCTGAGGAGAAGAATAAGTTTGATGGGATTTTTGAAAGTTTGTCACCAGTCAGTGGGCTGCTGTCGGGGGACAAGGTTAAACCGGTCCTGATCAACTCAAAACTTCCTCTGGATGTCCTTGGGAAG GTCTGGGATCTGAGTGATATTGATAAAGATGGACATCTGGACAAAGATGAATTTGCTGTG GCCATGCACCTGGTGTACCGAGCCCTGGAGAAGGAGCCGGTCCCTGCACTCCTCCCACCTTCACTGGTGCCTCTGTCAAAGCGGAAGAAGAGCCTGGGCTCAGTGGGCACTTCTGTTCCTGGACTGCCTGCGAGTCCTCCACCACCCAAGGACTCCCTTCGCTCAACACCCTCCCATGGCAGCATGAACTCACTCAACAGTGCTGGCAGCCTGTCACCCAAACACACGCTCAAGAGCGGACAg CATTCGCTGAACTGGGTGGTTCCCGTGGCAGAGCGTGGTCGCTATGACGACATCTTCCTGAAGACAGATACCGACCTTGATGGTTTTGTCAGCGGTCAGGAAGTAAAGGAGATCTTCATGCACTCTGGACTCTCTCAGAATCTCCTTGCACATATTTG GGCTCTAGCAGACACCAGGCAGATAGGTAAGCTGACCCGGGAACAGTTTGCCCTTGCGATGCATCTCATCCAGCAGAAAGTGATCAAGGGTGTGGACCCACCACAATCTCTGACTGCTGACATGATCCCGCCCACTGAAAGAGGCACTCCCATCACA AGTCTTTCAGGATACATGACTCCAGTGGCATCAGAGATGGCGGCTTTCTCCGACATGAGACGG GACAGCACCAGTTCAATGGGTTCGGGAGAGTTCACTGGTATAAAAGAATTGGATGACCTCAGCCAGGAAATAGCCCAACTGCAGAG TACTCTTGCCTTTATCCAGTGGAATGCTCTCAG AGAGAAGTACACACTTGAACAAGACATTGGAGATACAGAGGAGGCCATTCGACAGAAGAGTGCTGAGGTGCAG GAGATGCAGAATGATCTGGACAGGGAGGCAGTTGCCCTGCAGGAACTGGAGGCTCAGAAACAGGACGCCCAGGACCGTCTGGAAGAGATGGACCAGCAGAAGCATAAATTAGAGGATATGCTGAATGAAATACGGATGAAATGCCAGGACGAGTCTCAGATG ATCTCAAACCTTCAGAATCAAATCAACATGCAGGAATCAGACTTGCAAAACCAAGAGGATGAGCTGAACCGGGCAAAGGCGGATCTGGGccgtctgcagcaggaagagaatCAGCTGGAGCAGAGTCTAGCTGCTGGCAAGATCCAACTCGAAACCATCATTAagtccctgaaggcaacacaagATGAGATTAACCAG GCTCGGAGCAAGTTGTCTCAAATTCAGGACAGTCAGCACGAAGTTTCTAAAAGCATTGAACAGTGCAACAACACCTTGAATGGCACCCACGGAGGAAGCATGACCAATCTGGCCGACATGAGCGAGACCTACTTCAGTGAAAGAGAAAACGGGGTGTTTCCAGCCATGGTGAGGAGAACTCAG CAGGATGATCCATTTAAATCAAAGGCATCTATTTTCAACAGCCAACCTCAAGAGCATCAAGCTGACCCCTTCCACTCTGAAGACCCCTTCAAAACTGACCCATTCAAAG GTGATCCTTTCCAAAATGATCCTTTTGCCAAACCGCCATCTACAGCCACAGGTACTTTTGAGG ATCCTTTTGGAGGAGACCCTTTCAAAGAGGCAGATCCATTCAAGGCTTCATCAGAAGACTTCTTCAAAAAGACCACCAAAATGGATCCCTTTTCCACCCCAGACCCCTTCAGTAAAAGTGCCACACTACCCACCAAG CAAACCAGTCACTTCATAAGCAACGACCCCTTTTCCTCTAGCAACCCAAAACCCAAAGGATCAG ATCTGTTTGGAACATTGGACCCGTTTGgcagcagcaccttcagcagcagcagcagcagcagcaacacttctGCTGGATTTGCAGACTTCAGCCACATGTTGAAACCCAGAGACCCTTTTGAAGGCAGGGCCAGCTGGCTGCCAGACTACCAGAAGGTACCAAAG TCAGTGTTTGTCGATGACCCGTTTAGCAGGAAGAATGACACCCCAGCTCTCCCACCGAAGAAAGGCGTCCCACCACGACCCAAACCTCCCAGTG GTAAGAGTACGCCAGTGAGCTTAACTGGCCCAGCTGACTCGTCGAATCCGTGCGACCCCTTCCAGCCATTCGGCAGCGACGCCATCGATCCCTTTCAAAGCAAAAAGGGCCCCGAAGACCCATTCAGTGGCAAAGACCCTTTTGCCTCCTCTTCTGCATCAA TTTGGTAA